TTTGACTGCTTGGTGGCTGACTTCTTCCATATCTACAAGTTTTTGTGCTTCATCGTCCGTGAGAACGCCTCGTGCTTCTTTCACGGGCAATTGGCGTTGTTTCTTTTTGTTCGGCATCATTTTTCCGAACATTTCCTGCATATTCATGCCCGTTTGTTCCATTCCCGTTCCTTGAAACATATCGGAAAAAGAAGGGCTTTGTTCTTCTACTTCAACCGTGACGAGGTAATCCTCCAATTCGCCAAGGGCGAGTTGGTGGGCGATGCGCTTCCTACGATCCCGATTGCTTTCCCGTTCCGATTCGCTGTCGGCTTCTTCCTCCGTATCTTCATTGGACGATGCTTGAAAAAGCATTTCAAAGGGATTTTTTTGTTGTTGATTTTTTCGCTTGGTTGGAGCCAATAGTTTCACCAAGCGTTCATTTGCCTGTTTTTCCGCCTGTGGTTTGACCGCTTCCATTTTTTCAGCTTTTACAATACGGACGGCATGATCAACGAGGTCACGCACCATCGCTTCAACGTCGCGGCCAACATACCCTACTTCCGTAAATTTCGTCGCCTCCACTTTGACAAAAGGAGCACCGACGAGTTTCGCCAAGCGACGAGCGATTTCTGTTTTCCCTACCCCTGTCGGGCCGATCATGAGAATATTTTTTGGCGTAATCTCCTCGCGAATACCTTCTGGCACTTTACTGCGTCGATAACGGTTGCGAAGGGCAATCGCTACGGCACGCTTTGCCTCGTTTTGTCCGACGATGAACTGATTGAGCTGATCAACAATTTGACGCGGTGTATGATTAGCATATTCCACCAATTATCACCTTTCCTAACCCATACCCGGGAGGTTATATCTCTTCAATCGTAAGTCGGTCATTGGTGTACACGCAGATTTCACCGGCAGTTTTAAGCGCTTCTTCGGCAATATCCCGAGCTTCGAGATCGGAATGCCTCGCGAGTGCCCGACCGGCTGCAAGTGCGTAGAAACCACCCGAGCCAATGGCCAATATTCCGTCATCGGGTTCAATGACTTCTCCAGTGCCGGCGATCAACAGCAACTGACGATCGTCCATCACGATCAGCATCGCTTCCAGCTTTCTGAGCACCTTGTCGCTACGCCATTCTTTTGCCAACTCGCGGGCTGCCCGTTGCATTTGGCCACCGTATTCCTGTAATTTCCCCTCAAATTTCTCGAATAATGTAAACGCATCGGCGACCGAGCCTGCAAATCCCGCGAGCACCTTTCCGTTATAAATTTTGCGTATTTTTTTGGCACTATGTTTCATGACCGCAGCCTGCCCCATCGTTACTTGGCCGTCCCCGGCCATGGCGCCTTGGCCATTATGGCGAACGGCAAAGATGGTTGTAGCGTGAAAAGTGGGCTCCATAACGACTCCTTTCAGGCACGCGGATGCGCCCCGTTATAAATCATACGTAATCGTTCGGTTGTCACATGCGTATAGCGCTGGGTCGTTGATAAATGCTCATGGCCAAGCAACTCTTGAACAGCGCGGAGATCGGCGCCTTCATTCAATAAGTGAGTGGCGAATGAATGGCGTAAACTGTGCGGAGATATTTTTAAACTATGGGAGGCTTCTTGGACTCGTTTATTTAATACGTAGCGTAACCCACGATCCGATAATGCTCCTCCTTTATAATTCAAAAAAAGAGCGGAAGGACGATCTTTTTCGTGATTGGCTAACGTATTTCTCCCATCTTCACAATACTTTATTAAAGCATCGAGGGCATAGGCCCCAATGGGAATGTACCGCTCTTTTCCGCCTTTTCCGGTTACATGTATGGTTTCTGTGTTCAAATCCAAATCGTCGAGCATCAAACCACAACATTCAGAGGCACGTATGCCCGTTGCGTAAAGCAACTCTATGAGCGCGAGATCCCGCTGTTTCAAGGGGTCCTCCCCTTCACAGACATGTAAAAGCATTTCTAGTTCATTCGAATAGAGAAAGCGAGGCAAACGTTGGGTTTGACTCGGAAACCGGGTGAGCGCCACGGGGTTGTTCCGTATTAGTGATTCCCTTTTTAAGAAGCGATAAAACGACCGAATAACAGAAAGTTCGCGGGCGATACTCGTTCTTGCCAATCCTTTGTCATGCAGATAAGTCAAATACATGCGAATGTGGCGATGATTGACAGCACATACATCTACTTGAAGTTCCTCTTGCACATAACGCTTCCAAACGCTCAATTGCCGTCTGTAAGCCGCCATCGTGTGAGGGGTGACATTTTTTTCAACCTGTAAATATTGAAAAAATGCTAAAAAAGGATCTCTAGCGTCAGCACGCATCAGCATTCACCTCATAAAGGAAACTTCCATCAGAGTTTTTCTGATGGGGAAGGAACGTCGACGAGAGACGTCGCATCGATCCATAAGTCTGTCGCCCACCCCACTCCCATATCCGGTACGTGTTTTGCGGAAGTGAAATGCACCTAAACATTGTATGCGCGAGCGACCGTTTCCCGTTCGCGGGAGGTGGAGCGCTTTCCGCTATGATAAGCGTTTAAAGCTTAACATATTGCATCGTGTAAAAGCAAGGATTTATTCAAAAAATTCTGATACGCTTTTCCAATGAGATTTTTTTAACCAAGCGCCTCAGTCACAGCATATGGAAAACCCCTTCCGATGACAAGGGGCTTTCCTGTACATTAAGGAAATTGTCACTAAATCGTACACAATTGTGCTAGTTTGGGTCCTCGCGATAGTCGCATTCCGAGCATTGCACCCGTACCGTTTTTTTGGCTTTTTTCTCGACGAGGAGGCTTTGACACTTTGGGCACGGCCGTGCAATTGGCTTATCCCAAGACACGAATTCGCACGCAGGGTAACGATCACAGCCGTAGAATGTCCGTTGTTTTTTGCTTTTTCTCTCCACAACGTTCCCTTCTTTACACCGTGGACATTTTACGCCGATCGGCTTTAAGATCGCTTTTGTGTTCCGGCAATCGGGAAAGTTGGAGCAGGCCATAAATCTTCCATATCTTCCCATTTTGTATACCATGGGATGCTCACATCTTTCACAATCTTCCCCTACCGGTTCATCTTTGATTTCCACTTCTTCCATTTCCTGATCGGCGACTTTTAATCGTTTTTCAAACCCTTGGTAGAAGGTGTCGATGATCTCGATCCAGTTTTCTTTTCCTTCCTCCACGTCATCCAGGTCCGATTCCATCTGGGCGGTAAACTCCACGTTTAAGATTTCGGGGAAAAACTCGACGATGAGATCAAGAACAATCTCTCCAAGCTCCGTCGGCACGAAACGACGGTCCTGCAGCGCGACGTATCCGCGTCTTTGAACGGTATCCAACGTTGGTGCGTACGTGGAAGGACGACCGATCCCGAGTTCTTCCATCGTTCGTACGAGACGCGCTTCCGTGTACCTTGGGGGCGGTTGCGTAAAATGTTGAGTCGGCTCCAACGTTTTTTTTGTCGCCGTATTTCCTTCTTCGAGCGCTGGAAGCAGTTTGCTTTCTTCTTTTTTGTTATCATCGCTGCCCTCCACATAGACTTTCATGAAACCTTGAAACTTTATCTTAGACCCTGTTGCCCGAAAGATCATTCCGCCATTTTCTAAATCAGCCGTCATCGTATCCATAACCGCAGGCGCCATACGACTCGCCATCAAACGTTCCCAAATCAGGCGGTAGAGTCTTAATTGATCCCTGCTCAAGTAGTCTTTGAGTGCTTTTGGTTCACGAGCGACAAACGTTGGACGAATCGCTTCGTGGGCGTCTTGGGTGTTCTCTCCCTGTTTCTTTTGTTTTCGGTCGGTGCCTACATATTCCTTTCCATATTTTTCTTGAATGTAGGTCCTCGCTTCTTCTTTGGCCGTTTCGGAAATACGGGTGGAGTCGGTACGCATATACGTAATCAGACCGACGGTGCCTTCTTTGCCAAGCTCTATCCCTTCGTACAATTGCTGGGCCACCATCATCGTCTTTTTTGCCCGGAAATTAAGCTTTCGAGCCGCTTCCTGCTGGAGTGATGAGGTGATAAACGGCTGCACGGGATTTCGTCGACGTTCTTTTTTCTGCACGGAAGCGATGGTAAAATCGTCCCCTTTTATTCGACCCAAAACACCATCCACATCTTCTTTTGTCTTCAAAGCCTCTTTTTTGTTTCCTTTTCCGTGAAATTGGGCTTCGAATGTTTCTTTTCCATACGAAAAGGTTCCTTTTATATTCCAGTACTCTTCAGGTTCAAACTGTTGAATTTCTCTCTCCCGATCATTAATCATCTTTACGGCAATTGATTGTACACGTCCGGCGCTTAATCCTTTTTTCACTTTTTTCCAAAGCAACGGACTGATGTTGTATCCAACGAGCCGGTCCAAAATTCGACGTGCTTGCTGGGCATCAACGAGATCCGTATTAATGGTGCGCGGGTTTTTGAATGCTTCCTGAATCGCCGGCTTGGTAATTTCATTAAACACAACCCGGCAAGGCGTTTCTTCATCGATTCCCAAGCTGAATGCCAAATGCCAGGCAATCGCTTCTCCTTCACGGTCGGGGTCCGCAGCAAGATAGACTTTTTTTGCTTTTTTTGCTGCTTGTTTCAATTCTTGTAAAATCGGGCCTTTCCCGCGAATCGTAATGTATTTTGGATCATACCTCTTATCCACATCCACACCCATTTGTGATTTTGGCAAATCACGCACGTGTCCCATCGATGCTTTCACCGTATATTTTTTTCCTAAATACTTTCCAATTGTTTTTGCTTTAGCGGGAGATTCAACGATTACAAGGTAATCTGCCATCTCTTTAGTTTCCTCCCCCCTGATAAGGTTACTCGAAAGCCTGTGGCCGCGTAAAAGTGCGCTACATTTGCCTGTAGACCCATGCGACGATGGCTTCAAGACGAAGTTGCAGGGCTTTTTGAAGCTATTCAAATTTTAATGTAAAACCTTCCTCATTATTAAACAACAATTTCACGTTTGTCAAACAAAGTATTTTGGAAAGGGGAAGAATTTTTCGAATTCAAGAGAGGGTTATAGATCCGAGGGCCGCAGGACAATCGCTGCCCCTTGTTCAATCAAACGGTTGGTGCCCATGGACGTTTCGCTGTAAATCGTACCGGGAAGCGCGCAAACATCTCGCCCTTGTTCCAATGCTTGATCAACGGTAATGAGCGTCCCTGAGCGCTCACCGGCTTCCACAACGAATAAGCGGTCACTGAGGGCACTGATGATGCGATTGCGTTCCGGAAAATGCCATTTTTGCGGGCGACGGCCCGGGGGATACTCGGAGATGAGCAAATGATTTTGCGCTAACGTTTCTGCAAGTGCCTTATTTTCGCGGGGATAAATGTGAAAGAAACCTCCGGCAATGACGGCAACCGTCTTACCTTTTGCAAGGATTGCCCGTCGGTGGGCGATGGTGTCGATGCCTCTCGCCAGGCCGCTCACGATGACACGTCCCGATTGAATAACCGGGGGAAGCAGTTCCTCAGTGGCTCGGATGCCATAATTGCTCGGCTTGCGTGTGCCGATCACGGCCAACGTCTCTTCCTTGCATAAAGAAACATCGCCTTTGCAGTAGATAACCCAAGGCGGGTCGGGCATTTGCTTCAAGCGCCACGGATAGGCAGGGTCGTCCTTCGTGATCGCGGTGATCCCCGCTTCTTCCATGTTTCTCATTTGTTCGACAATGGAGGTGCTTTTCCAATAGGTGTACCAGACGCGCGCCGTCTTCGAGTGGCAGCCGGTAAGGTGTACTAATTCATCGGGGGAATAGTCGGAATAACGTTCCAGGCGAGGAGTGTCTGCATGCAAGCGCTGTAGTGCACGCCAGGTCATGCCGGGGGCGAGATGAGCGTGGAGCAATCGTTGTCGGTACGAGGACATAGCGTCTCCTTCCCAAAAAAGATATAGATCATGTGTTCGGTTTTATTATAGCACACGCAAAAGAAAAGTCAAGCAGAAAAAAAGACACCTGCCATCTTTTTATGACAGATGCCTTTTCGGCATTAATTGCGCGGTTCATGCGTTAAGCATGCATCATACAAATTGTTTTCTTTCAACGTTTCGATCATCGTCTCTCCGATGATTGCCGGTGTTTCAGCGATGGCAATGCCGCTTTCAGCCATGGTCTTTTTCTTTTCATCCGCTGTGCCTTTGCCGCCGGAGATAATCGCACCCGCGTGGCCCATGCGTTTTCCAGGCGGTGCAGTGGCGCCACCGATAAAGCCGACGACCGGCTTGTTCATGTTTGCTTGCACCCACTCGGCTGCTTCTTCTTCCGCCGTTCCGCCGATCTCTCCGATCATAACGACCGCTTTTGTGTCATCATCTTCATTGAATAGTTTCAATGTATCGATGAAATCAGTCCCGTTCACCGGATCGCCACCGATGCCAACGGCTGTGGACTGTCCGACGCCGGCCGCGGATAATTGATCCACCGCTTCATACGTGAGCGTCCCGGAACGAGAAACGACGCCAACGTGTCCTTTTTGATGAATGTAGCCGGGCATAATGCCGATTTTACATTCATCTGGCGTGATGACACCTGGGCAATTTGGCCCAATTAACCGAGTCTTTTTCCCTTCCATATAACGTTTCACTTTCAACATATCGATCACGGGAATGCCTTCCGTGATACAAATAACGACATCAAGTTCGGCATCCACCGCTTCAAAGATCGCGTCTGCAGCGAGTCCCGGTGGAACGTAGATAACGGACGCGGTGGCTCCCGTTGCGTCGACAGCTTCTGAAACAGTGTTGAACACCGGGACTCCTTCAATTTCGGTGCCGCCTTTTTTCGGCGTAACGCCGCCCACAATTTGCGTCCCGTATTCGATCGCTTGTTTTGTATGAAAGAGGCCGGTGGACCCGGTAATCCCTTGAACAATCACTTTTGTATCTTTATTAATTAAGACACTCATAGTCGCGTGCCGCCTTTCTATTTTACTAAATCTACGATTTTCTCGGCACCATCTGCCATAGAGTCTGCAGCGGTAATGTTTAAGCCTGATTCTTCGAGAATTTTCTTGCCTTCGTCAACGTTCGTGCCTTCCAAACGGACAACAAGCGGCATCGTTAGGCCGATTTCTTTTGTTGCCGTCACAACACCTTCCGCGATGACGTCACACTTCATGATGCCACCGAAAATATTGACGTAAATGCCTTTCACATGTTCATCTTCAAGGATGATTTTAAAAGCGGCTGTCACTTTCTCGGCTGTTGCGCCGCCGCCCACGTCAAGGAAGTTGGCCGGTTCGCCGCCGTTATGCTTAATGATATCCATCGTCGACATGGCAAGGCCTGCGCCGTTAACCATACAACCGATGTTTCCATCCAAAGCAATGTAACTAAGGTCGTATTTGGATGCTTCGATTTCTTTCGGATCCTCTTCATCCAGGTCGCGAAGTTCCTGGATATCATTTTGGCGATAAAGGGCGTTGTCATCAAAGTTGAGCTTCGCGTCAAGCGCCAAAACGTCGCCGTCTTTTGTCGTCACAAGCGGATTAATCTCGGCAACGGAGCCATCTTTTTCCATGAACACGTCATAAAGCCCGCTCATAAACTTAACCGCTTTTCCGAGCGAATCGTTCGGAATGTTCATGTTAAACGCGAGTCGTCGAGCCTGGAATCCTTGCAGGCCAATCGCCGGGTCGATAAATTCCTTGAAGATTTTCTCGGGAGTTTCGGCCGCCACCTCTTCAATCTCGGTGCCGCCTTCTTCAGATCCCATCAAGACGATACGGGAAGTGCTACGGTCCAACACCAAACCGATGTAATACTCTTTGTCAATGTCACAGCCCTCTTCGATGAGCAATCGTTTTACTTCTTTTCCTTCAGGGCCAGTCTGATGAGTGACGAGTGTTTTGCCGAGAATCTCTTCGGCGTATGTACGCACTTCCTCCTCATTCTTTGCTATTTTTACACCGCCAGCATTGCCGCGGCCGCCGGCGTGAATTTGCGCCTTCACGACGCGCACGTCCGTTTTCAATGAACGGGCTTTTTCGACGGCTTCTTCCACAGAGAAAGCCTCATGCCCCGCCGGTACAGCGACGCCGTACTGTCTGAGGAGATCTTTACTCTGGTACTCATGAATATTCATGTTCTGTCCATCCTCCCTATGAGTACTTTTCAATTCGTTCTAGCTACCTTTGCACACATTTTTTATGATACCAGTCTTTTGAAAAAGAATAAAGGGGAGGGTTCGGGAATATTCTTGTTTATTCCCGTTTTTTCTCTTATGATAAAAATAATAAGTCGAAAGGAGATGAGTAATGAACCTTAAAGATAGGGAAGAACCTATTGAATTAAAATATTTCAGATTCTTGAAAGGACGAATGTTTCTCTCGTCAGACGAAAAACAACAATACGCCAACGTTCAAAAGGGGTTTGAAGGTGAGGTAAAATTTGATCGTTGGATTGAGCAAAATCTATCGTGCGATTATCTTCTAGTTAAGGGTTTGTTGCTCGAACACAGAGGGGAATTATTTCAAATTGATACCCTTCTTATTTTTTCTAGGGAAATTTATCTCTTTAACGTGAAAAATCATGTCGGTGATTATTATAGTAATGAAGACAAATGGCACTTCATGTCCGGTGCTGAAATCAAAAGTCCCCTTCTTCAGTTGCAACGAAGTGATTTTCTCCTTCAACAATTGCTTCGAAAACTTGAAACAAACACCACGATTAAACCCTCCCTTGTTTTTATTCACCCTGAATTCATCTTGTATAACGCTCCCCCAAAACTGCCTGTCCTTTTTTCCGGCCAACTTAATCGATTTAAGAAGACATTGAACAGCAAGCCTTCGAAAATAGATCGAAAACATGAAAGACTTGCCGAACGATTGGTTTCATTGCACTTGGATCATTCACCGCATACCCGGTGGCCGGACTACGACTTTCAGCAGTTGAAAAAAGGGGTGACTTGTATTAAATGCGCAACTTTTATGTCCGACAAAGAGAGAAAGTGGAAATGTACCGGTTGCGGCCACGAGGAAGACAACGAAACAGCCATTCTGCGAAATGCAAAGGAATATCATTTTCTTTTTCCGGATAAAAAAATGATCACAAACGTGATGAGTGAATGGTGCGAGATCAATGGTTCCAAGAAAAAAATAAGAAGAGTTCTATCAAAACATTTCAGGCACCTTAGTCAAGGGAGAGGTTCATATTATGTTTAGTTACGATCACGGTTACTTAGTGTCGTTGATTTTTACCGCTGACCGGATACCAATGACACGATTAGTGACCCTTTAATCGATTCCCCCTCGACTGTTCGGGTGTTAATTGTATGATTAGTGACCCTTCGAGCGTGTTTTTGCCTCTGTTCGGGTGCTAATGACTCGGTTAGTGACCCTTCAACCCGGTTTTCACTGCTGTTCGGGTCCTAACCCACAATTGTACGCCTTCGCTCGAGCGATACATGTAAAAAAACCGCCGGCGCAAGCGCCTAGCGGTAATTGTAAAACCCTTCTCCAGATTTCCAGCCTAATTTGCCGGCTTTCACGTACTTAATGAGGAGCGGGCAAGGCCGGTATTTTTCGCCTAATGTTTCATATAAATAATTCATGTTCCGCAGGCGGCTATCAAGACCGACGAGGTCTGCCAATTCAAGCGGGCCCATCGGGTGATTCAAGCCGAGCTTAAGCGCTTTGTCGATGTCTTCGGCTGAAGCGACGCCTTCCATGTACATGTTCATCGCCTCATTTCCGATCAGACAGTTCATGCGGCTCGTTACAAAGCCCGGAAATTCGTTGACTTCCACCGTTTCCTTGTTCATTTTTTCCCCGAGATCCTGAACAATCCGCACCGTTTCTTCGGAAGTATCCAACCCTTTAATGATCTCGATTAATTTCATTTTGTGAACCGGATTGAAAAAGTGCATGGCAATCACTTTCTCGGGGCGGTTCGTACTCGCGCCGATCTCGGTCGGGCTGAGCGTCGATGTATTCGTCGCCAAAACCGTATGATTCGGGCAATACTCGTCAAGCTTCCGGAAAATATCGACTTTTAACGGGATTTCTTCCAACACTGCTTCAATAACGACGTCTGCATCATGTACAGCTTCTTGCAGATCATTTTCATAGTTTAATTGTTGTTTTGCCGCTTCTGCCTGATCGCCATCGATAAAACCCTTGTCCGCGCTTTTTTGTAGCAATTCCTCGATAGAGGCTTCCGCCTGCTTGAGATTGGAATCATCGATATCATGGAGTTTCACTTTGAAGCCGCTTAAAGCAGCCGTATAGGCAATGCCCCTGCCCATCGTTCCGGCTCCCACGACACTCATCTGTTGCAACACCATCACCTTACCTTTCAATCATCAAAGCCATGCCTTGACCGCCGCCGACGCACAAAGTCGCGACGCCGAACCGCTCATTTTTTCGCTTCATTTCGTACAGGAGCGAAGTGGTAATTCGCGCGCCTGTAGCTCCGAGCGGGTGCCCTAAAGCGATGGCGCCGCCGTTGCGATTCACATCTTCTTCCGGAAGCCCTAGTTCACGAATGACCGCCAAAGACTGGGAGGCAAACGCTTCATTCAGCTCCCATACACCGATGTTTTCTTTTTGCTTGCCTGTCCGCTCCAACAACTGCTCGACCGCCGGTACGGGGCCGATCCCCATCACTTCCGGGTCGACGCCCACAGCCGTCCAATCCACAATCGTCGCCATCGGGGTCACGCCGAGCGCATCTGCCTTTTCTTTCGTCATCAACACGAGTGCGGATGCGCCGTCATTGCGGCCACAGGCGTTCCCCGCCGTAACCGATCCATCAGCTTTAAACGCCGGTTTCAATGACGCGAGTTTCTCCGGAGACGTCTCCCGCGGGTGCTCGTCAACGGAAAACGTAAATGAACGCTTCCGTTCTTTCACTTCCACCGGTACGATTTCTTCCGCAAACGTCTCGTTGTCAAGGGCACGTTTCGCCCGCTCCTGGCTTTCAAATGCAAAGGCGTCTTGATCTTCACGGCTGATCTCATAGCCCTCCGCGACATTCTCCGCGGTCGCCCCCATGCCAAGTTTGTCGCCATAAATTTCCATCGGTTGCTGCCCGGCTTCCAGGTTGGAATCCACGAGTTTCTGCACCCCTTCGCCATAACGGGTGTTACGCAAATACATGGGCGCCTGGCTCATATTTTCCGTCCCACCGGCAACAACGACATCTGCCTGTCCGAACAAGATTTGTTGGACCCCGGAACCAATGGCCTGCATGCTGGAAGCGCACAGACGATTGACCGTAAACGCCGGTTTACTCTCCGGTATCCCTGCTCGCAAAGCGGCAACCCGGGCCACATTTGACGAAGCGGTCGTTTGCCGAACTTCGCCAAGGATGACTTCATCCACATCTTCTTTTTCAATCCCTGCTCTAGCCACCGCTTCTTTAATCACCGTGCTGCCGAGGTGCCCGCTGTCGACATTCCGCAGCGATCCCCCCGCGCGCCCGACGGCGGTTCGCACGGCGCTCGCGATCACAATCTCTTTATTTTCAACCTTCAATTGCTTTCACCCTTTCTATTTTCCTTGAAAATTCGCCTGTCTTTTTTCCAAAAATGCGCTTGTCCCTTCATACTTGTCATCGGATTGAAAAGCCACGGCCTGCGCAAGTTTTTCCAACATTTCAGCGGTTTTCAGATCCGAATCCGCACCCCGGGTCACGACCATTTTTGCGAGACGAACGGCAAGCGGCCCTTTCGCGGAGATATCGGCGGTGATCTCCCGCACTTTTTCCTCGAGTGCTTCCGGTTCGGCCACATCGTTGACGAGCCCGATGCGATGGGCCTCGTCAGCCGCGATCAATTTCCCTCGTAAAATCATTTCAACGGCTTTCCCTTTTCCGACGAGCCGGCTCAAACGCTGCGTCCCGCCGGCACCGGGGATAATCCCTAAATTCAATTCCGGCAGTCCGATCTTCGCTTTCGCGCTCGCCACGCGAATATCGCAGGCCAAGGCCAACTCACAGCCGCCCCCGGCCGCAACGCCGTTGATCATGGCGATTGTCGGCTTTTCATAGTCTGCCAGTTTATCATAAACATCTTGCATGCCGGGAGAGAGCGCATCGAGTGCTTCTTTATCTCTCAGTTGTGTGATATCTGCCCCGGCTGCAAATGCTTTCTCACCTGCTCCTGTGAAAATAACGCCGTCGACGTCGTCACGCCGGTCAACGTCATCGAGCGCGGTTTCCATTTCTTCCAACACTTGTGCGTTCAGAGCGTTCCGCACATCCGGCCGGTTGATCGTGATCGTCGCCCACCGGTCTTCGACGTTTAATTGAATCAGTTCAACATCCATTTTTTATCTCTCCTTTGGGT
The Salicibibacter kimchii DNA segment above includes these coding regions:
- a CDS encoding 3-hydroxyacyl-CoA dehydrogenase NAD-binding domain-containing protein, encoding MQQMSVVGAGTMGRGIAYTAALSGFKVKLHDIDDSNLKQAEASIEELLQKSADKGFIDGDQAEAAKQQLNYENDLQEAVHDADVVIEAVLEEIPLKVDIFRKLDEYCPNHTVLATNTSTLSPTEIGASTNRPEKVIAMHFFNPVHKMKLIEIIKGLDTSEETVRIVQDLGEKMNKETVEVNEFPGFVTSRMNCLIGNEAMNMYMEGVASAEDIDKALKLGLNHPMGPLELADLVGLDSRLRNMNYLYETLGEKYRPCPLLIKYVKAGKLGWKSGEGFYNYR
- a CDS encoding thiolase family protein — encoded protein: MKVENKEIVIASAVRTAVGRAGGSLRNVDSGHLGSTVIKEAVARAGIEKEDVDEVILGEVRQTTASSNVARVAALRAGIPESKPAFTVNRLCASSMQAIGSGVQQILFGQADVVVAGGTENMSQAPMYLRNTRYGEGVQKLVDSNLEAGQQPMEIYGDKLGMGATAENVAEGYEISREDQDAFAFESQERAKRALDNETFAEEIVPVEVKERKRSFTFSVDEHPRETSPEKLASLKPAFKADGSVTAGNACGRNDGASALVLMTKEKADALGVTPMATIVDWTAVGVDPEVMGIGPVPAVEQLLERTGKQKENIGVWELNEAFASQSLAVIRELGLPEEDVNRNGGAIALGHPLGATGARITTSLLYEMKRKNERFGVATLCVGGGQGMALMIER
- a CDS encoding enoyl-CoA hydratase/isomerase family protein, producing MDVELIQLNVEDRWATITINRPDVRNALNAQVLEEMETALDDVDRRDDVDGVIFTGAGEKAFAAGADITQLRDKEALDALSPGMQDVYDKLADYEKPTIAMINGVAAGGGCELALACDIRVASAKAKIGLPELNLGIIPGAGGTQRLSRLVGKGKAVEMILRGKLIAADEAHRIGLVNDVAEPEALEEKVREITADISAKGPLAVRLAKMVVTRGADSDLKTAEMLEKLAQAVAFQSDDKYEGTSAFLEKRQANFQGK